The genomic region GGATAATCGTTGCGACACCCCAGGCCAATAACGCCACAATCACAATAAAAATTAAGGTAATTGATAGTACTCGGTTAAGATGCCAACGATGCTCTAACCAATCAATTAGCGGATTAATCAGATAATAAAGAACCGCCGCGATAATAATCGGTAAGCCAACAATCAACATCAATTGCTGAATCGGCTCCAATAACCACGCTAATTTAGTTGCCAATAAAATAATCAGCAAAACTAGAAAAACATTTAACAAAATTACTGGTAATTTCTTATTTAAAAACCACTTAAAAAACCAAGATTGTTCCTTCGTTTGTTTACGATCAGCCACGTGCCCACCTATTTCCTACATAGTTTCTTGATACTGGATTAGCGTCCCCACTTTAAAATCGGGTTTACCTTGTAAACTAGCATCTTTAGGTGTTAAGTAAAGGCCACTTTGAAGTTGATCTTCTTCTGGTGCTGAATCAAAGATCAACGCAACATGCCCAATATTATTGAGATTTTCATTAACAAGTGCCCCAACATAAGTGACTTGATAGTGTTGTCCATCAATCACAACGATTGACTGGGTTGTCATCGTAAGTCGTTCAGATTGATTAGCCGTCGTAAAACGTTGAATGAGGGCGACTGCCTTAATCGCTGGTGTTGCTTGTTCGTTAAATAAAATAACCAGTGGTTCGGCGGCATCAATTGCTTGGGCCCCGATTGCCACGATCTCTGCTTGCATTATCATCACTGAATCTCCTCGTATTTAAGATACTCTCATTGTAGCATATTCTACTTAAACTTAACGTTTTCAAACGCCTTTTGGGTGATTAATTAAACCGTTTTCGCATGAATATGCTATACTCAAATAGTATTTGATGAAGGGAGTCTATTTTATGACTGAAGAAGTTTTAATTGGGGGTTATACCCGTCGAATTGGTAAGGGCATTTATCGTGGTACGCTCTCACCTGAAACCGCAACAATCACTGATATTA from Latilactobacillus sakei subsp. sakei DSM 20017 = JCM 1157 harbors:
- a CDS encoding PTS glucitol/sorbitol transporter subunit IIA, translated to MIMQAEIVAIGAQAIDAAEPLVILFNEQATPAIKAVALIQRFTTANQSERLTMTTQSIVVIDGQHYQVTYVGALVNENLNNIGHVALIFDSAPEEDQLQSGLYLTPKDASLQGKPDFKVGTLIQYQETM